The nucleotide sequence GGTGCCGAGCAGTTCGCTCGCGCGCCCGATCCGATACCGCAAGGTGTTGACGTGGATGTGGAGCGCCCGCGCGGCCCGCGTCGGCGAGCCGGAACATTCGAGATAGACGCGCAGGGTGTGCACCAGATCGGTGCCCTGTTCGGCGTCGTAGCTCACCAACGGGCCCAGCACCCGCCGTCGCAACGCCGCCCGCAGGTCGTCGGGTGCGCCCGCCAGCAGCAGCCGGTGCATGCCGATCTCGCCGCCGGGGACGACCTCGATCGTGCCGGGCCGTTCCGCCGCCACGGCCAGCGCGTAGCGCGCGACCTCTTTCGCGCCTCGCAGCACGGAAACCGGGGAACGGTCGCTGACGCCGATCAGCACCCGGCGGCACGGCAACAGGGATTCCACGCCGGTCAGTGTGTCGGTCACCGTGGCGGGCCAGTCCTCCGGCCATTCGCCGTCGTCCTCGGCCAGCGCCCAGGTGGTCTCCCCGGCGGGGCCGACGAGCGCGCCGGGCGGCAGGAGTTCGGTCAGGATGCCGCGTGCCGCATCGGATCCTTCGGTGCGCGCGACGACGACCCGCAGATCCCCGCGCAGCCCGGTCGCGGTCAGCGCCGCGTGCGGATCGCTTCCCTCGTCGAGTGCGGCGAGCAACGGTTCGAGCACCCTGTCGGTGACGGCGCGGACCTCGTCCGCCCGCGTGCGCGCGAGCCCGATCAGCCCGGCGAGTTCTTCGGCGATCTCCGCCTGTGCGGCGGTCAACGTGCCGCCGATCGCGAGCAGCCACGGCAACGCGTGCCTGCCGCCGACGGGCCGGATGGAGACGTCGCCGGCTTCGAGGGAGCGCCCGCCCGCGGCGACGAACCGGCGTACCAGATCCGACGGGGTGCCGACGGGAACCACCCAGCAGGGGAGGCCGATCTCGCCGCGCGCCCGTTCCAGGAGGGCCTCGACCGACGAGTCTTCCGTCGCCGCTGAAAGCAAACGTTTGCGAGCGCCTTCCGCGGCTGCGGCCAAGGCCAGGACGACGCGTTCGGTGACGACCGAGAACGACAGGTCCGCCGGTACCTCCAGCAAGGGGATCCCATGGCGCGTACAGGCCTCGACGAGGTCTTCGGGAATGCCGTCGGAGTCGGCTCCGGACGCCGCCAGAGCCGCCGCTCCGGCCTTCGCGAGCGCCGCGACGAAAGCCTCGGAATCACCCGGCCCGCGCCACCACAGCAACCCGCTCAGGACGAGTTCGCCCGCCGACACGTACCGCCCGGGATCGGACAGTTCCGTGACGTAGATCCGGGACACCGGGCGGTCGAGCAAAGCCGTCCCGGCACGTACGCGCAAGCGCAACCCGGGGAGCGCGAGCAGAGTTTTCACGGTCGTCATCAGGTTTGTAGGAAAGCACAAAACGGCCCGGCCGGGCAGGGGAGATTTCATGCTTCGGCACCGTTGCCGCCATACGGGCGCAGGGCGTCTACTGAGTCAGCCGTCACATATCGCCGCCGAACCGAGGAGCCCGAGAGTGGATTTCCTGCGCCCCAGCTCGCTGACCGAGGCGCTCGCCGTCAAGGCCGAGCGGCCCGACGCGGTGCCCATCGCGGGCGGCACGGACGTCATGGTGGAGCTCAACTTCGACCACCGCCGCCCGGACGCGCTGCTCGATCTCAACCGGGTCACCGAACTCGCCGAATGGACCGAGACCGACGGCAGGATCCGGCTCGGCGCCTCGGTGCCCTACGTCCGGGTGATCGCTGAGCTGGGTGAAGTTCTGCCCGCGCTGGCCATGGCCTCGCGCACCGTCGGCTCACCGCAGATCCGCAACCGGGGCACCGTCGGCGGCAATCTCGGCGCCGCCTCGCCCGCCGGGGACACCCATCCCGTCCTCCTCGCGCTCGGCGCCGAGGTCGAGGCCGCGTCCGTCCGCGGTACCCGCCTGATCCCGGCCGAGGAGTTCTACCTCGGCGTCAAACGCAACGCCCTCGAACCCGACGAGCTGATCACCGCGGTGCATTTGCCCGCCGAGGTCGGCCCGCAGCAGTTCGCCAAGGTCGGCACGCGCAACGCGATGGTCATCGCGGTCTGCTCGTTCGCGCTGGCGCTGCACCTGGACACTCGCGAGATCCGCGCGGCCGTCGGCTCGGCGGCGCCGACCCCGCGCCGCGCGACCGCGGCCGAAGAGTTCCTCGGCGACGAACTTCCCTGGTCCACCAAGGCTTCGATCACGGATTCCGTCAAACGCCGGTTCGGCGAGCTGGTGTCGGAGGCGGCGTCGCCGATCGACGACGTCCGCGGCAGCGCCGACTACCGCAAGCACGCGCTGTCCGTCCTGGCGCGGCGAACGCTGACCTGGGCGTGGAACGACTTCCAGAAGGGTGAACGCGAGTGCGCGTGAACGTGACGATCAACGGCGAGTCCCGCCAGGCCGACGACGTCTGGGAAGGCGAAAGCCTGCTGTACGTCCTCCGCGAGCGGCTCGGGCTGCCAGGCTCGAAGAACGCCTGTGAACAGGGCGAATGCGGTTCCTGCACGGTGTATCTCGACGACGTCCCGGTGTGTTCGTGCCTGGTCGCGGCCGGTCAGGTCGAAGGCCGCGAGGTCCGCACGGTCGAAGGGCTCGCCGAAGGCGACAAGCTGGACCGCGTCCAGCAGTCCTTTGTGGAGGCCGGTGCCGTCCAATGTGGTTTCTGCACCCCCGGCCTCGTGGTGGCCGCGCACGATCTGCTCAACCGCGTCGAAAATCCCGCCGACGAGGAGATTCGCGAGGCGCTGGCGGGGAACCTCTGCAGGTGTACCGGATACGAGAAGATCCTCGACGCCGTCCGGTTGGCCGCGACCAGGGGAGAGACCACGTGAAGACCGTCATCGAGAACGCCGCGATCGCCACGGTCGACGGAGCGGGCACCGAGCACGGCTCGGGCCACGTCGTCATCGAGAACGACCGGATCGCGGCGGTCGGCGCGGGGAAGGCGCCCGACGGCGAGTACGACGAACGCGTCGACGGCTCCGGCTGCCTGGTCACGCCCGGTCTGATCAACACCCACCACCACCTTTACCAATGGGCGACGCGCGGCCTCGCCGCCGATCACACGCTCTTCGAGTGGCTGGTCGCGCTGTACCCCATCTGGGGCAGGCTCGACGCCGAGATCACGCACGCGGCGGCCACGGCCGGGCTCACCCGGCTCGCGACCACCGGCTGCACCACGGTCGCCGACCACCACTACGTCTTCCCGCGCGACGGCGGCGACCAGGTCGAGGCCCTCGCCGCCGCCCGGATCCGGGTCGGCGTGCGGCTGCACGTCGTCCGCGGCTCGATGGACCGGGGCGAATCCCAGGGCGGGCTCCCGCCGGACAACCTCGTCGAGGAGACCGAGGCCGCGTTGCTCGGCACCGAGGCCGCGATCGAGCGGTTCCACGACGCCTCCGCCGGCGCGCATCTGCAGATCGCGGCCGGCCCGTGTTCGCCGTTCTCGGTGAGCGAGCGGCTGATGACCGGCGCGGCGGAACTGGCGCGCCGCAAGGGCGTCCGGCTCCACACGCATCTCGCCGAAACGGTCGACGAGGAGAAGCAGTGCCTCGCCGAAGTCGGCTGCACCCCGGCCGAGTACGCCGACAAACTCGGCTGGCTCGCCGACGACGTCTGGCTCGCGCACTCGATCCATCTCGCCCCGGAGGCGATCCGGCGGATGGGCGCGACCGGGACCGGCGCGGCGCATTGCCCGACGTCCAACGGGCGGATCGGCGCCGGGATCGCCCCGGTGCGTCAGCTGCTCGACGCCGGGGTGCCGGTCGGGCTCGGCGCTGACGGCGCGGCGTCCAACGAATCCGGAGGCCTCGGTGAGGAACTGCATCAGGCGCTGTTGCAGGCCCGGCAGCGCGGCGGACCCCGTGGGCTGACCACGCGCGAGGCGTTGTGGATGGGCACGATGGGCGGCGCGCGCTGCCTCGGCCGTCAGAAGGATCTGGGTTCGATCGAGGTGGGCAAACTCGCCGACCTCGCGGTCTGGAATCTGAACGGCCTGAACTACGCCGGGATCACCGACCCGGTCGCCGCCCTGGTGCTCGGCACGACCCCACCGGTCGAGCGGCTGTACGTCGGCGGCGTGCAAGTCGTCGAGGGCGGAACACTGCGCGAGGAATCCGAAGACGAGATCGCCCGTGAGCTGGCCGTGGCCAGTGCACGGCTGAGGGAGACGGTATGACCACCACTGAAGTCTCCAAGCAGACCACCGGCAACGGAGTGGGGACGAGCCCGCAGCGGCCCGACGGCACGGTGAAGGTCCGCGGCGAATTCGCCTACTCCTCGGATCTGTGGCACGAGGACATGCTGTGGGGCGCGACGTTGCGCAGCCCGCATCCCTACGCGCGGATCACCGGCATCGACATCACCGAAGCCCTTGCGGTGCAAGGGGTGTACGCGGTGCTGACGCACGAAGACGTACCCGGCGTGAACAAGTACGGGCTGGAGCACGCGGATCAGCCGGTGCTCGCCGTCGACGTCGTCCGCTATCAGGGCGAGCCCGTCGCGCTGGTCGCCGCGGACCACCCCGAGACCGCGCGCCGCGCGATGAAGCGGATCAAGGTCTCCTACGAGGTCCTCGAACCGGTGACGGATTCCGAGAAGGCCGCCGCCGGCGAGGGAGCCGAGCTGCACCCCGGCGGGAACGTCGTGCGGCACGCGAAGATCCGGCACGGTGACCAGTCGGTGAAGGCCGACGTCGTGGTGTCCGGGGTTTACGAGGTCGGTATGCAGGACCAGGCCTTCCTCGGGCCGGAGTCGGGTATGGCGATCCCGGACACCGAAGGCGGCGTCGACCTTTACGTGGCCACGCAATGGCTTCACGTCGACCAGCAGCAGATCGTCGCCGCGCTGGGCCTGCCCAAGGACAAGGTGCGGCTGACACTGGGCGGGGTCGGCGGCGCGTTCGGCGGCCGCGAGGACCTCTCGATCCAGGTCCACGCGTGCCTGCTGGCGCTGCACACCGGCAAGCCGGTCAAGATGGTCTACAACCGCGAGGAGTCCTTCTACGGCCACGTGCACCGCCACCCGGCGAAGATGTACTACGAGCACGGCGCGGACAAGGACGGTCGCCTCGTCTACGTCCGGGCGAAGCTGTACCTGGACGGCGGTGCGTACGCCTCGTCCACCGGTGCGGTGGTCGCGAACGCCGCCACGCTCGGCGTCGGTCCGTACAATGTGGACAGTGCTTCGGTCGACTGCTGGGGCGTGTACACCAACAACCCACCATGTGGCGCGATGCGTGGTTTCGGCGCGGTGCAGGCGGGTTTCGCCTACGAATCGCAGATGGACAAGCTCGCCGAGGCGTGCGGGATCGACCCGGTCGACATCCGGATCCGCAACGCGATGGCCGAAGGCAGCGTGATGCCGACCGGGCAGATCGTCGACTCGGCGGCCCCGGTCGCCGAGCTGCTGGAACGCCTGCGCGCCAAGCCGTTGCCGGTCACGCACGAAGAACTCGACCTGCGCCGCATGCCCGGCGGCGTCTCCAACACCACCCACGGCGAAGGCGTCGTCCGCGGTGTCGGGTACGCGGTCGGCATCAAGAACATCTGCTTCTCCGAAGGCTTCGACGACTACTCGACCGCCCGCGTGCGGCTGCAACTCGTCGGCGGCGAACCCGCGGCGACCGTGCACACCGCCGCCTGCGAGGTCGGCCAGGGCCTCGTCACGATCATGCAGCAGATCGTCCGGACCGAACTCGGCATCGACCAGGTGACCATCCTGCCGATGGACACGAACATCGGCAACGGCGGCTCGACGTCGGCCTCCCGGCAAAGTTATGTCACCGGTGGCGCCGTCCAGGCCGCGTGCGTCGCGGTGCGTTCGGGGCTGCACAAGCACTTGGCGGGCAAACTCGCCGCGGACGGGAAGCTGAGCGTCGTCGCGAACAAGGTCGTCTCCGCCGACGGAAGCGTGCTCGCGGATCTCGCCGACGTCCTCGGCGACGAGGTCTTCGACGAGACCGTGGAATGGCGTCACCGGCCCACGGTGCCCATCGATCCCGAGA is from Amycolatopsis lurida and encodes:
- a CDS encoding PucR family transcriptional regulator — protein: MTTVKTLLALPGLRLRVRAGTALLDRPVSRIYVTELSDPGRYVSAGELVLSGLLWWRGPGDSEAFVAALAKAGAAALAASGADSDGIPEDLVEACTRHGIPLLEVPADLSFSVVTERVVLALAAAAEGARKRLLSAATEDSSVEALLERARGEIGLPCWVVPVGTPSDLVRRFVAAGGRSLEAGDVSIRPVGGRHALPWLLAIGGTLTAAQAEIAEELAGLIGLARTRADEVRAVTDRVLEPLLAALDEGSDPHAALTATGLRGDLRVVVARTEGSDAARGILTELLPPGALVGPAGETTWALAEDDGEWPEDWPATVTDTLTGVESLLPCRRVLIGVSDRSPVSVLRGAKEVARYALAVAAERPGTIEVVPGGEIGMHRLLLAGAPDDLRAALRRRVLGPLVSYDAEQGTDLVHTLRVYLECSGSPTRAARALHIHVNTLRYRIGRASELLGTDLTEFTEQLDVYLALSAGS
- a CDS encoding FAD binding domain-containing protein produces the protein MDFLRPSSLTEALAVKAERPDAVPIAGGTDVMVELNFDHRRPDALLDLNRVTELAEWTETDGRIRLGASVPYVRVIAELGEVLPALAMASRTVGSPQIRNRGTVGGNLGAASPAGDTHPVLLALGAEVEAASVRGTRLIPAEEFYLGVKRNALEPDELITAVHLPAEVGPQQFAKVGTRNAMVIAVCSFALALHLDTREIRAAVGSAAPTPRRATAAEEFLGDELPWSTKASITDSVKRRFGELVSEAASPIDDVRGSADYRKHALSVLARRTLTWAWNDFQKGERECA
- a CDS encoding (2Fe-2S)-binding protein, which encodes MRVNVTINGESRQADDVWEGESLLYVLRERLGLPGSKNACEQGECGSCTVYLDDVPVCSCLVAAGQVEGREVRTVEGLAEGDKLDRVQQSFVEAGAVQCGFCTPGLVVAAHDLLNRVENPADEEIREALAGNLCRCTGYEKILDAVRLAATRGETT
- a CDS encoding 8-oxoguanine deaminase codes for the protein MKTVIENAAIATVDGAGTEHGSGHVVIENDRIAAVGAGKAPDGEYDERVDGSGCLVTPGLINTHHHLYQWATRGLAADHTLFEWLVALYPIWGRLDAEITHAAATAGLTRLATTGCTTVADHHYVFPRDGGDQVEALAAARIRVGVRLHVVRGSMDRGESQGGLPPDNLVEETEAALLGTEAAIERFHDASAGAHLQIAAGPCSPFSVSERLMTGAAELARRKGVRLHTHLAETVDEEKQCLAEVGCTPAEYADKLGWLADDVWLAHSIHLAPEAIRRMGATGTGAAHCPTSNGRIGAGIAPVRQLLDAGVPVGLGADGAASNESGGLGEELHQALLQARQRGGPRGLTTREALWMGTMGGARCLGRQKDLGSIEVGKLADLAVWNLNGLNYAGITDPVAALVLGTTPPVERLYVGGVQVVEGGTLREESEDEIARELAVASARLRETV
- the pucD gene encoding xanthine dehydrogenase subunit D, with product MTTTEVSKQTTGNGVGTSPQRPDGTVKVRGEFAYSSDLWHEDMLWGATLRSPHPYARITGIDITEALAVQGVYAVLTHEDVPGVNKYGLEHADQPVLAVDVVRYQGEPVALVAADHPETARRAMKRIKVSYEVLEPVTDSEKAAAGEGAELHPGGNVVRHAKIRHGDQSVKADVVVSGVYEVGMQDQAFLGPESGMAIPDTEGGVDLYVATQWLHVDQQQIVAALGLPKDKVRLTLGGVGGAFGGREDLSIQVHACLLALHTGKPVKMVYNREESFYGHVHRHPAKMYYEHGADKDGRLVYVRAKLYLDGGAYASSTGAVVANAATLGVGPYNVDSASVDCWGVYTNNPPCGAMRGFGAVQAGFAYESQMDKLAEACGIDPVDIRIRNAMAEGSVMPTGQIVDSAAPVAELLERLRAKPLPVTHEELDLRRMPGGVSNTTHGEGVVRGVGYAVGIKNICFSEGFDDYSTARVRLQLVGGEPAATVHTAACEVGQGLVTIMQQIVRTELGIDQVTILPMDTNIGNGGSTSASRQSYVTGGAVQAACVAVRSGLHKHLAGKLAADGKLSVVANKVVSADGSVLADLADVLGDEVFDETVEWRHRPTVPIDPETGQGNAHVQYGFAAHRAVVDVDTELGLIKVVALDCAQDVGKALNPQAVLGQIQGGSAQGLGLAVMEEIQTDGGKIRNPSFTDYLIPTVLDMPPMDIDVLERPDPNAPYGLRGVGEPPTISSTPAIVAAIRAATGLALPRVPVRPEHLTGT